From SAR202 cluster bacterium, the proteins below share one genomic window:
- a CDS encoding amidohydrolase family protein, whose amino-acid sequence MFDYIIKNGTIIDGSGDKGYSASVGIKDDSIKIIPQGSEPEAKNIIDATGLVISPGFIDMHSHCDLYLFHDPYNEPKIRQGVTTEVIGQDGLSYAPASTKVISELIIYLQSVNGDIPGEITWNSVGEYLDSLDGNIGCNVAYLVPHSAVRTEVMGWTNKLPNESAIKSMQQLIESGMKDGAFGFSTGLTYVPN is encoded by the coding sequence ATGTTTGATTATATTATTAAAAACGGAACAATAATTGACGGATCTGGTGATAAAGGTTACTCAGCATCAGTTGGAATTAAAGACGATTCTATCAAAATAATTCCACAGGGCTCAGAACCAGAAGCAAAAAATATTATTGATGCAACAGGATTAGTTATATCTCCAGGATTTATTGATATGCATTCACATTGTGATTTGTATTTATTTCATGATCCCTATAATGAACCAAAAATCAGACAAGGTGTTACAACGGAAGTAATTGGACAAGATGGCCTTTCCTATGCACCTGCTTCGACAAAAGTCATATCCGAATTAATCATATATTTACAATCAGTAAATGGTGATATTCCTGGCGAAATTACCTGGAATTCAGTTGGAGAGTATCTAGATTCATTAGACGGGAATATTGGGTGCAATGTTGCTTACCTCGTCCCGCATTCAGCAGTTAGAACCGAAGTTATGGGATGGACAAATAAACTCCCAAATGAATCTGCAATAAAGTCCATGCAACAGTTAATAGAATCTGGTATGAAAGACGGAGCCTTTGGTTTTTCAACTGGTTTAACATATGTACCGAAT